From one Streptomyces sp. SCSIO 30461 genomic stretch:
- a CDS encoding helix-turn-helix transcriptional regulator, which produces MSDDERDEAPEGVLLKGEENAAKRIKVEREQRGWSTTTLSDRLNEAGYEMNPSGVWRIENGKRRINLDEAIGFAEVFGVSLSNLVGPPALAAAGRAMELIDTVVAANLAAQRAQHAWRRATNDLTAYLDEHPDIREEADVMVSNAIAENTMKINQEEFGPPPQP; this is translated from the coding sequence ATGTCGGACGACGAGCGAGACGAGGCACCAGAGGGCGTCCTGCTCAAGGGCGAGGAGAACGCCGCCAAGCGGATCAAGGTCGAGCGCGAGCAGCGGGGCTGGAGCACCACCACGCTCTCTGACCGCCTCAACGAGGCTGGCTACGAGATGAACCCGTCGGGGGTGTGGCGGATCGAGAACGGCAAGCGCCGCATCAACCTGGACGAGGCCATCGGCTTCGCCGAGGTGTTCGGGGTGTCCCTGTCCAACCTCGTTGGCCCGCCGGCCCTGGCCGCTGCCGGCCGCGCAATGGAGCTGATCGACACCGTCGTGGCCGCCAACCTGGCCGCCCAGCGCGCCCAGCACGCGTGGCGCCGGGCGACCAACGATCTGACCGCCTACCTCGACGAGCACCCGGACATCCGCGAGGAAGCCGACGTGATGGTCAGCAACGCCATCGCCGAGAACACCATGAAGATCAACCAGGAGGAGTTCGGGCCCCCGCCCCAGCCGTAG